In Candidatus Desulfofervidus auxilii, one genomic interval encodes:
- the prsR gene encoding PEP-CTERM-box response regulator transcription factor: MTTPRILIVEDDSYMRNQLKELLKNDYQVFTSGDRDEALSVFKYTKPDLVLLDLYLPPDIYSSKIGMDILQRILEIRNNTKVIVITGSNDNKDALSAVDMGVYAYITKPFNIDDLKVLIKGCLYIQKLERENKALHQELEKRWNFEGIIGNCPQMCQVFSIINKAAPTDYTILIEGETGVGKELIARALHSRSPRKEGPFIVIDCTVIPEGLLESELFGYEKGSFTGAYRTKRGKIELAEKGTLFLDEIGDLPISLQAKFLRFLEESKIQRIGGVSPKKVNTRVIAATNKDLKLGVTKGSFREDLYHRLNMISIKIPPLRERGSDILLLADYFLKKYSEGKRLSSEAKNALFQHDWPGNVRELKNRIQKAIAMSSDNLISAGDLGLETKNSYRNKSSLRHAKQDVEKEYLITALRNNKGNITHTARELGTHRIVIRRLMKKYGISKEKFMPSYKGQLEFPRRNIMSKLKILVVESDKALRIELVWHLKKHYEVFEAADRHDALTYLKKEKRPDVILLELYLPPRRDTLEDGFYVLQKFKERIPEAKVVIITTATEKEVMDKAKEEGADAYLQKPFELEELEDTIEELSQSVPQGKERRKYWRDDEGKGIGVEKRKQWRVSCELPIQWVLVEGESPLKGETNTIDISYSGVSFPVETPIAPNSVLDMKLSLPSHLPKLVVKAVGVVRWLVKLKNEYTYRLGVEFVEMKYAHRKAIADYIYKL; encoded by the coding sequence ATGACAACTCCACGTATTTTAATTGTAGAAGACGATAGCTATATGAGAAACCAACTTAAGGAACTCCTTAAAAATGATTATCAAGTGTTTACATCAGGAGATAGAGACGAGGCTTTAAGTGTTTTTAAATATACCAAACCAGATTTAGTGCTTCTAGATTTATATCTTCCACCAGATATTTATAGTAGCAAAATAGGAATGGATATTCTCCAACGCATATTAGAAATAAGGAATAATACCAAGGTCATTGTAATTACAGGCAGCAATGATAATAAAGATGCCCTTAGTGCAGTAGACATGGGAGTTTATGCTTATATTACCAAACCCTTCAATATTGACGATTTAAAAGTGCTGATAAAAGGATGTTTATATATACAAAAGCTTGAAAGAGAGAATAAGGCTTTGCATCAAGAATTAGAGAAAAGATGGAATTTCGAAGGTATTATTGGAAACTGTCCTCAGATGTGCCAGGTGTTCTCTATTATAAACAAAGCAGCCCCAACTGATTATACTATCTTGATTGAGGGAGAAACTGGGGTAGGTAAGGAGCTAATTGCCAGAGCCTTACACTCTCGAAGCCCTAGGAAAGAAGGTCCATTTATAGTAATAGATTGTACTGTTATCCCTGAAGGGCTTTTAGAAAGCGAACTCTTTGGCTATGAAAAAGGCTCTTTTACAGGTGCATATAGAACCAAGAGAGGAAAGATAGAATTAGCTGAAAAAGGCACCCTATTTTTGGATGAAATTGGTGACCTTCCCATTTCCCTTCAGGCAAAGTTCTTAAGATTTTTAGAAGAATCGAAGATACAGAGGATAGGTGGGGTATCTCCAAAAAAGGTAAATACTAGGGTGATTGCAGCAACTAATAAAGATTTAAAATTAGGTGTGACAAAGGGTTCCTTTAGAGAAGATCTATATCATCGTCTAAACATGATATCTATTAAAATACCTCCCCTAAGAGAGAGGGGCAGTGATATATTACTTCTGGCAGATTATTTCTTAAAAAAATATAGTGAAGGAAAAAGGCTTAGTTCAGAGGCAAAAAATGCTCTATTTCAGCACGATTGGCCAGGTAATGTTAGGGAATTGAAAAATAGGATTCAAAAGGCCATTGCTATGTCTTCGGATAACCTTATTTCTGCAGGAGATTTGGGATTGGAGACAAAAAATAGTTACCGCAATAAATCTTCGTTAAGGCATGCCAAGCAAGACGTAGAAAAAGAATACCTAATCACGGCCTTAAGAAACAATAAGGGAAATATAACCCACACAGCTCGGGAGCTAGGTACACATAGAATAGTTATCAGGAGATTGATGAAGAAGTATGGAATAAGTAAAGAGAAGTTTATGCCATCTTATAAAGGCCAATTAGAATTTCCAAGGAGAAATATAATGTCTAAATTAAAGATATTGGTGGTAGAAAGTGACAAGGCTCTTAGAATTGAGTTGGTTTGGCACCTTAAAAAACATTATGAAGTGTTTGAAGCAGCAGATAGACATGATGCTCTTACCTATCTAAAAAAAGAAAAGAGGCCAGATGTCATTTTGCTGGAACTATATTTACCACCTAGAAGAGATACTTTAGAAGATGGTTTTTATGTATTACAAAAATTCAAAGAAAGGATACCAGAGGCTAAGGTAGTTATTATAACCACTGCTACAGAAAAGGAGGTTATGGATAAGGCTAAGGAAGAAGGAGCCGATGCCTATTTGCAAAAGCCTTTTGAACTGGAGGAACTAGAAGATACCATTGAAGAGCTCTCTCAGTCTGTTCCCCAGGGTAAGGAGAGAAGGAAATATTGGAGGGATGATGAGGGAAAGGGTATAGGTGTTGAGAAAAGGAAGCAGTGGCGGGTAAGCTGTGAATTGCCTATTCAATGGGTCTTAGTTGAGGGCGAATCTCCATTAAAGGGAGAAACAAACACCATTGATATAAGTTATAGTGGAGTATCTTTTCCTGTAGAAACCCCCATTGCTCCTAATAGCGTATTGGATATGAAGTTATCCTTACCATCCCATTTGCCAAAACTAGTAGTTAAGGCTGTGGGAGTAGTAAGGTGGTTAGTAAAGCTTAAAAATGAGTATACATATAGGCTGGGAGTTGAGTTTGTAGAAATGAAATATGCTCATAGGAAGGCTATTGCAGATTATATTTACAAATTGTAG
- the nusG gene encoding transcription termination/antitermination protein NusG, with the protein MSLQWYGVYTSCRHEQKVYERLVEKSIHAFLPKMEVWSRRKDRKKKLQRPLFPGYLFVNIDLNPYIHLEIIKTPGVAYILSNNGKPTPIPENQIVSLQKLLKNDVLIRPYPYLKIGQKVRIVDGPLAGCEGILLRTKPNKHRLIISIDLLKQSVSAEIHEADVEPI; encoded by the coding sequence ATGTCCTTGCAATGGTATGGAGTATATACCTCTTGCCGTCATGAACAAAAGGTGTATGAAAGATTGGTTGAGAAGTCTATTCATGCATTTCTTCCCAAAATGGAGGTGTGGAGTAGACGCAAGGATCGAAAAAAGAAGTTACAACGCCCTCTTTTCCCAGGTTATTTGTTTGTAAATATAGATTTAAACCCTTACATACACCTAGAAATTATAAAAACCCCAGGGGTAGCTTATATTTTGAGTAACAATGGAAAGCCTACTCCTATACCTGAAAATCAGATAGTCTCACTCCAGAAATTACTTAAAAACGATGTATTGATAAGACCTTACCCTTATCTTAAAATAGGACAAAAAGTAAGAATAGTTGATGGCCCTCTTGCAGGTTGTGAGGGTATTTTACTAAGAACCAAACCAAATAAACACAGATTAATTATCTCAATAGACTTGCTTAAACAGTCTGTATCCGCCGAAATACATGAAGCTGATGTAGAACCAATATAG
- the glmS gene encoding glutamine--fructose-6-phosphate transaminase (isomerizing), which yields MCGIIGYIGKRPVLPILIEGLERLEYRGYDSAGIALMNAKREINVLKVKGKIKDLKVKVENDGYWWSNNHNFHIGLGHTRWATHGRPCEKNAHPHLDCKGKIALVHNGIIENYKKLKEFLISKGHRFNSDTDTEVLAHLIEEFMDGSLEDAVKNALKKVKGSYAIGVISIDDPNKIVAARNESPLIIGIGNNEYFLASDVPAILNYTRGVIYIEDGELVVLDKKGFKICPLRRKREVKKDIVKISWDVASIEKNGYDHFMLKEIYEQPKAIRDTIKAKVCNGKILLDEINLSPKELRKIKKVFIVACGTSYHAALIGKYMLEKLCLVPVEVDIASEFRYRSPLLDKNSLVIAISQSGETADTLGAIAYAKNKESKIISICNVVGSSITRCSQGTIYTHAGPEIGVASTKAFTTQLAALYLFCLYLGSIKGLIDQKTCKRCLKALEKIPEDADTILKRASELDELANLFYKKSNFLYLGRGINYPIALEGALKLKEISYIHAEGYPAGEMKHGPIALIDSSLPVVILIPKNQLYEKIISNMEEVKSRGGIVIAIAIEGDKNIIEKADHVFYVPKVLNELTPILFTIPLQLLAYYIAVKRGCDVDKPRNLAKSVTVE from the coding sequence ATGTGTGGAATTATAGGTTACATCGGAAAAAGGCCCGTTCTTCCTATCTTAATTGAGGGATTGGAGCGACTAGAATATCGTGGATATGATTCAGCGGGTATTGCCCTTATGAACGCTAAAAGAGAAATAAACGTTTTAAAGGTTAAGGGAAAGATCAAAGATTTGAAGGTAAAAGTAGAAAATGATGGATATTGGTGGTCAAATAATCACAACTTTCATATAGGTCTAGGTCATACCCGCTGGGCTACCCATGGAAGGCCTTGTGAAAAAAATGCCCATCCCCATCTAGACTGCAAAGGAAAAATAGCTTTGGTACACAATGGGATAATTGAAAATTACAAGAAACTTAAGGAATTTCTTATATCTAAGGGGCATAGATTTAATTCAGATACAGATACTGAAGTCCTTGCCCATCTTATTGAGGAATTTATGGATGGAAGCTTGGAAGATGCAGTTAAAAATGCACTAAAGAAAGTAAAGGGTTCCTATGCCATTGGTGTTATCTCAATAGATGATCCAAATAAGATAGTAGCTGCAAGAAATGAGAGTCCCCTGATTATAGGAATAGGAAACAATGAATATTTTTTAGCCTCAGATGTGCCTGCCATCTTAAACTATACCAGAGGTGTAATATATATAGAAGATGGGGAATTGGTAGTTTTAGACAAAAAGGGCTTTAAGATATGTCCTTTAAGAAGAAAGCGAGAAGTTAAAAAAGACATAGTCAAAATCTCCTGGGATGTGGCTTCCATAGAAAAGAATGGATATGACCACTTTATGCTAAAGGAAATCTATGAGCAGCCAAAGGCCATAAGGGATACTATAAAAGCCAAGGTTTGTAATGGGAAGATATTGTTAGATGAAATAAATTTATCTCCTAAAGAGTTAAGGAAGATAAAAAAAGTATTTATAGTGGCCTGCGGAACCTCTTATCATGCTGCTTTAATAGGAAAGTATATGCTTGAGAAACTTTGTCTCGTCCCGGTTGAAGTAGATATTGCCTCAGAATTTAGATATAGGTCACCCCTTTTAGATAAAAATTCCCTAGTGATAGCTATTAGCCAGTCTGGAGAGACCGCTGATACCCTTGGGGCTATAGCCTATGCAAAAAATAAGGAATCAAAGATAATCTCTATATGCAATGTAGTAGGAAGCAGCATCACTAGATGCTCCCAAGGAACAATTTATACCCATGCAGGCCCAGAGATTGGAGTTGCTTCTACCAAGGCCTTTACCACCCAACTGGCAGCCTTATATCTCTTTTGCCTTTATTTAGGAAGTATTAAAGGGTTGATTGATCAAAAAACATGTAAAAGATGCCTTAAAGCCCTTGAAAAAATCCCTGAGGATGCGGATACCATTTTAAAAAGGGCATCTGAATTAGATGAGCTAGCGAATCTATTCTATAAAAAGTCAAACTTTCTTTACCTGGGAAGGGGCATTAATTATCCTATTGCCTTAGAAGGTGCCTTAAAGCTAAAAGAAATATCCTATATTCATGCAGAGGGCTACCCTGCAGGAGAGATGAAACACGGTCCTATTGCCCTAATTGATAGTTCTCTTCCAGTAGTAATATTGATCCCCAAAAACCAGCTTTATGAAAAGATTATATCTAACATGGAAGAGGTAAAGTCCCGTGGGGGCATTGTTATAGCAATAGCTATTGAAGGAGATAAAAATATAATAGAAAAGGCCGATCATGTATTTTATGTGCCTAAGGTATTAAATGAACTCACACCTATCTTATTTACCATACCTCTGCAGCTTCTGGCTTATTATATAGCAGTGAAAAGGGGATGCGACGTGGATAAACCCAGAAATTTGGCAAAGAGTGTCACAGTAGAATAA
- a CDS encoding polysaccharide biosynthesis/export family protein: protein MKRPILLLLWGLIFAFLGGCAGTLPIDNKQAEQILRNYIISPGDMLLIDIMEEETISRTVPVRPDGKISLPLINDIQAAGLTAMELRKNLIKKLSKFYKIVDVTVTVTEVKGYKVNIIGNVNRPGVKILTAKTTFLEAISLGEGFSEWADVDDIYIIRQINGKRRKIKVDYEGILEGKKEDIWILPGDTIVVP, encoded by the coding sequence ATGAAGAGGCCCATTTTGCTTCTCTTATGGGGATTAATATTTGCCTTCCTTGGAGGGTGCGCTGGAACCCTTCCTATAGATAACAAACAAGCAGAACAGATATTGAGGAACTACATTATCAGTCCTGGGGATATGTTGTTAATCGACATTATGGAAGAAGAAACTATCTCAAGGACAGTGCCTGTTCGTCCAGATGGAAAGATTTCACTCCCTTTGATAAACGATATCCAGGCAGCAGGCCTAACCGCAATGGAGTTGAGGAAAAATCTGATTAAAAAACTAAGTAAATTTTATAAGATAGTAGACGTGACAGTAACAGTTACAGAAGTTAAAGGATACAAGGTTAATATAATTGGAAACGTTAATAGACCTGGGGTGAAAATCCTAACTGCTAAAACCACCTTTTTAGAAGCCATTTCTTTAGGAGAGGGTTTTAGTGAATGGGCTGATGTAGATGATATTTATATCATAAGGCAAATTAATGGTAAACGGAGGAAAATAAAGGTAGATTATGAGGGAATACTTGAAGGCAAAAAGGAAGATATCTGGATTTTACCAGGTGATACAATCGTAGTTCCTTAG
- a CDS encoding XrtA system polysaccharide chain length determinant — protein sequence MMDKEEVFPIREYLDTAIRRKWFIIIPFILSLILTTGLYWKLPKIYRSDTLILVLPQKVPQDYVKPTVTTPIQYRLKTITEEILSRTRLETIINELNLYPELRKTTPIEQIIAKMRKDIEIKEKGESSFRIYYQGKDPETVRRVTSKLASLFIEENLKTRQQQAQITTDFLSHELALVEKKLKQQEKAITAFKSKHIESLPEQRESNLAMLRQLCERRQTIMERINIAENQKTFLQHQLASLDRFVYPDTENQVITPNSSVQSQLVAAQNQLLALKNIYTDNHIEIRKLKEKINQLKKQLESNNKENQEIQQVQMLNPRVLELKSQLMTINMEVKRLKEEEVKLKKQISIYEKRLEQTPHVELQLADLTRDYNNTKRFYEELLQKKMHAKQAENLERRQQGEQFRILDPPVLPKIPYKPNPYRLFPIGIFLGLGCGFGLAFVVEMLDNSFRNPKEVEEYLGIPVLASIPVIKKK from the coding sequence ATGATGGATAAAGAAGAAGTCTTTCCCATAAGGGAATACCTTGATACAGCGATTCGAAGAAAATGGTTTATTATTATACCTTTTATTCTCTCACTTATCCTTACCACTGGCCTATATTGGAAACTTCCTAAGATTTATCGTTCTGATACCTTGATTTTAGTGCTTCCTCAGAAAGTTCCACAAGACTATGTAAAACCTACAGTAACTACCCCCATCCAATACCGTCTTAAGACCATAACCGAAGAGATACTCAGTCGCACCCGCCTAGAGACCATCATAAATGAATTAAATCTTTATCCCGAGCTTAGAAAGACAACACCCATAGAACAAATTATAGCCAAAATGCGAAAAGATATTGAAATAAAAGAAAAGGGAGAGAGTTCGTTTAGGATCTATTACCAGGGGAAAGACCCTGAAACTGTAAGAAGGGTAACTAGCAAACTAGCCTCTTTATTTATTGAAGAGAATCTTAAAACCAGACAACAGCAAGCACAGATAACTACAGACTTCCTTTCTCATGAACTCGCCTTAGTTGAAAAAAAATTAAAACAGCAGGAGAAGGCTATTACTGCATTTAAATCTAAACACATAGAAAGCCTTCCTGAACAGAGGGAATCCAATTTGGCTATGCTTAGACAGCTTTGTGAAAGAAGGCAAACAATTATGGAAAGGATAAATATCGCAGAAAATCAAAAGACTTTCTTACAACACCAACTTGCTAGCCTAGACCGATTTGTATATCCTGATACAGAAAATCAGGTTATAACACCTAATTCCTCTGTTCAATCTCAATTAGTAGCAGCCCAAAATCAACTTTTGGCATTAAAAAATATATATACCGACAATCACATAGAAATTAGGAAGCTAAAGGAAAAAATCAATCAACTAAAAAAACAATTAGAATCAAACAACAAAGAAAATCAAGAAATACAGCAGGTTCAAATGCTAAATCCAAGAGTATTGGAATTGAAAAGCCAGCTAATGACCATAAATATGGAGGTCAAGCGTCTTAAAGAAGAGGAGGTTAAGTTAAAGAAACAGATTTCCATTTATGAAAAAAGGCTTGAGCAAACTCCTCACGTAGAACTCCAATTGGCTGATCTGACGCGCGATTACAATAATACCAAAAGATTTTATGAAGAGTTACTGCAAAAAAAGATGCATGCAAAACAGGCAGAAAATTTAGAAAGGAGACAACAAGGAGAACAATTCAGGATATTAGACCCACCGGTATTACCCAAAATACCCTATAAGCCTAATCCTTATAGACTCTTTCCAATAGGTATCTTTTTGGGGTTAGGCTGTGGTTTTGGTCTAGCATTTGTAGTGGAGATGTTGGATAATTCCTTCAGGAATCCCAAAGAAGTTGAAGAATACTTAGGTATACCAGTTTTAGCTAGTATCCCAGTGATTAAGAAAAAATAA
- a CDS encoding four helix bundle protein: MNFFGHEERALIPQMRRAAISATANMAEGFGRFHYQEKKATQ; encoded by the coding sequence ATAAACTTTTTTGGTCATGAGGAACGTGCCTTGATACCGCAAATGCGCAGGGCAGCAATATCGGCGACTGCCAATATGGCAGAGGGCTTTGGCCGGTTCCATTATCAAGAAAAAAAAGCAACCCAATGA
- a CDS encoding CpsD/CapB family tyrosine-protein kinase, which yields MGKIHDALEKAERERYLINRSLPKSTPKRESGVENIEVQAPTLPKAEKDIIKKKKGYYKDTYALATEQFRILKSKILYVKNGTPPKTILVTSSVPLEGKTTVAVNLAISIAQGVKEHVLLVDCDFRKPEIHKLFNLSPQRGLSDYLLGQVTIPEILLKTKTPKLSVLPSGKQVSNPADLLASERMKELIQELKNRYNDRYIIFDSSPLQLTSETMVLLSQVEGVILVVRAGKTNRNLVLNTIKEIEKERLLGVVLNGVEKSLTNKYYSHYKYY from the coding sequence ATGGGAAAAATCCATGATGCCTTAGAAAAAGCAGAAAGAGAGCGTTACCTAATTAACAGAAGTTTACCCAAATCGACCCCTAAGAGAGAAAGCGGGGTTGAGAATATAGAAGTTCAGGCTCCAACACTACCAAAGGCCGAGAAGGACATTATTAAAAAGAAAAAAGGATATTACAAAGATACTTATGCCTTAGCAACTGAACAATTTAGGATATTAAAGTCCAAAATCTTGTATGTAAAAAATGGCACTCCACCTAAGACCATCCTTGTTACCAGTAGTGTTCCTTTGGAAGGTAAAACTACAGTTGCAGTCAATTTGGCCATTAGTATCGCTCAGGGGGTTAAGGAGCATGTCTTGCTGGTAGATTGTGATTTTAGAAAGCCAGAGATTCACAAATTATTTAATCTTTCTCCTCAAAGGGGTTTAAGCGATTATTTGCTAGGCCAGGTAACCATCCCTGAAATCTTGTTAAAAACAAAAACCCCTAAGCTCTCTGTGCTTCCTAGCGGAAAGCAGGTTTCTAATCCTGCAGACCTTTTGGCCTCTGAAAGAATGAAAGAACTCATTCAAGAACTAAAGAATAGATATAATGACAGGTATATTATCTTTGACTCTTCCCCACTTCAGCTTACTTCTGAAACTATGGTGTTATTATCCCAAGTGGAAGGGGTAATACTAGTAGTTAGGGCAGGAAAGACAAACAGGAATTTGGTCTTAAATACTATAAAGGAGATAGAGAAAGAAAGACTCTTGGGTGTTGTGTTAAATGGCGTAGAGAAATCTCTGACCAATAAATACTATTCCCATTATAAATACTATTAG
- a CDS encoding tetratricopeptide repeat protein encodes MMNLGRKNLAILSTFLICMVLISVACSSPAEKRARHLEKAQKYFSEGKYKEAIIEYKNVLKLDTKNAKVYYKLGLCYLNTGKGREAFKSLSAAVELDPKNLDAHLKLGNLFLLSRLPEKAREKADLVLSQEPKNLEALILSGNVYIQKKEIDKAIEIFKKVLELRPKRQQTYFILATLVSLKRKFTEAERYLKKAIEINPQEISGYLTLGNFYMATKRPLLAEKAYKSAIGIEPKNFKPYVVLGNFYRHQREFKKAEELYLKATEIDPNDVRPFMVLGEFYRTRGENEKAIKHYNKALALNPKLNLAKINLGQIYLKQDKLDKASTVIEEILKERPKDLGARLLKGQLLIKQRKISEATELLQTLIKDEPKFSEAHYFLGLCYMNQRNIHQAKAEFNEAISYNPMLYKANLILSEIHLRSGAFDLAIAHAKRVLEIRPQEINAHVVIGNAYLYQGNLDNASLEFKKVIKKAPENPVGYYRLGLVLEAQKRYDKALSQFEKVLKLNPRSVKALSHIATIYLYKKNPDKAISKCKEHLKIVPDNPFIYSLMGNIYASKGDTKNAEKQFKKALSINPNLLSPYMGLAGLYVQSKKVGQAIAQCKKAIEKNPKFIPARMNLALLYQTKGNDKQAIEEYKEILNINPKFAPAANNLAWLYAEGGENLDKALNLAQTAKQQLPDNPAVSDTLGWVYYKKNMSDGAISLFQEALEKLPNHPIINYHLGMAYFKKREKELAKKFLTKALNINQKFPQADEAKQALKQLKE; translated from the coding sequence ATGATGAATTTAGGTAGGAAAAATTTAGCAATCTTAAGTACTTTTCTAATATGTATGGTGCTTATTTCAGTAGCCTGCAGCAGTCCTGCAGAAAAAAGGGCAAGACATCTAGAGAAGGCCCAAAAGTATTTTTCAGAGGGTAAATATAAGGAAGCCATCATTGAGTATAAAAATGTGCTCAAGTTAGACACCAAAAATGCTAAGGTCTATTATAAATTAGGACTTTGCTACCTGAATACAGGAAAAGGAAGGGAGGCCTTTAAGTCACTTTCGGCGGCGGTAGAATTAGACCCAAAGAATCTGGATGCCCATCTTAAACTGGGAAATCTATTTCTGCTTTCCAGGCTCCCAGAAAAGGCAAGGGAAAAGGCAGACTTGGTCCTTTCTCAGGAGCCAAAAAACCTGGAGGCCCTTATCCTTTCAGGGAATGTTTATATTCAGAAAAAGGAGATAGATAAGGCCATAGAAATCTTTAAAAAGGTGCTAGAATTAAGACCTAAAAGGCAACAAACCTATTTTATCTTGGCAACTTTAGTTTCTTTAAAAAGAAAATTTACAGAGGCTGAAAGATATTTAAAGAAAGCTATAGAGATAAATCCCCAGGAAATTAGTGGATATCTGACATTAGGAAATTTTTATATGGCCACCAAAAGGCCACTTTTGGCAGAAAAGGCTTATAAGTCAGCCATAGGAATTGAGCCTAAAAATTTCAAGCCTTATGTAGTGTTAGGAAATTTTTATAGACATCAACGGGAATTCAAAAAGGCGGAAGAACTATATTTAAAGGCTACCGAGATTGACCCCAATGATGTCCGCCCATTTATGGTACTAGGGGAATTTTATAGGACAAGGGGTGAGAATGAAAAGGCAATCAAGCACTACAATAAGGCCTTGGCATTAAATCCCAAACTTAATTTGGCAAAGATAAATCTTGGGCAAATCTACCTCAAGCAAGATAAATTAGATAAGGCCTCAACTGTTATAGAAGAGATATTAAAGGAAAGACCCAAAGACCTGGGGGCAAGACTCCTTAAAGGTCAACTGCTTATAAAGCAAAGGAAAATAAGTGAGGCTACAGAACTCCTTCAGACACTTATAAAGGATGAGCCAAAGTTTAGTGAGGCCCACTATTTTCTAGGGCTGTGCTATATGAATCAAAGAAATATACACCAAGCTAAGGCAGAATTTAATGAGGCAATAAGTTATAATCCTATGCTCTATAAGGCAAATCTCATTTTAAGTGAAATTCACCTTAGAAGTGGGGCCTTTGATCTGGCCATAGCGCATGCAAAAAGGGTGTTAGAAATAAGACCTCAAGAGATAAATGCCCATGTTGTTATAGGAAATGCCTATTTATATCAAGGAAATTTGGATAATGCCTCTTTGGAATTTAAAAAGGTCATCAAAAAAGCACCTGAAAATCCTGTGGGGTATTACAGATTAGGACTGGTTTTAGAGGCCCAAAAGAGATATGATAAGGCACTCTCTCAATTTGAAAAGGTACTGAAATTAAATCCTAGGTCTGTAAAGGCCTTAAGCCATATAGCTACCATATACCTTTATAAGAAAAACCCCGATAAGGCTATTTCAAAGTGTAAGGAACATTTAAAAATAGTCCCTGATAACCCATTTATCTACAGTCTTATGGGAAATATCTATGCTTCAAAAGGTGATACCAAAAATGCAGAAAAGCAATTTAAAAAGGCACTTTCTATCAATCCCAATCTCCTTTCACCTTATATGGGTCTGGCAGGCCTGTATGTGCAAAGTAAAAAGGTTGGTCAAGCCATAGCTCAATGTAAAAAAGCCATTGAAAAGAATCCTAAGTTTATTCCGGCACGCATGAATTTGGCCCTCCTGTATCAAACCAAGGGAAATGATAAACAGGCCATAGAGGAGTATAAAGAGATTTTAAACATAAATCCTAAATTTGCACCTGCAGCCAATAATTTGGCCTGGCTGTATGCAGAAGGTGGTGAAAACCTGGATAAGGCCCTAAATTTGGCACAGACTGCCAAGCAGCAGTTGCCTGATAACCCAGCGGTTTCTGATACCTTGGGATGGGTGTATTATAAAAAGAATATGTCTGATGGGGCTATCTCTCTTTTTCAAGAAGCACTAGAAAAATTACCCAATCATCCCATTATTAATTACCATTTAGGTATGGCATACTTTAAAAAAAGGGAAAAGGAGCTGGCAAAAAAGTTTCTGACAAAGGCCCTTAATATCAACCAAAAATTCCCCCAGGCAGATGAAGCCAAACAAGCCCTCAAACAACTAAAAGAATAA